AAGGATGTTATTCAACACCAGTATAGCTGTAACAGAAGGCAAGTATTTGTTCTTTCCAACATgcagaaaataaagaataagcAGGAGGCATGTAAGAACAAACTCCATGGCATATGGATATTAGGACAACTATCGCAGTTTTGTAGCATGTCTAGTTAGCAAACAAAGGAAAACTctgtaattttttatttgatggtTGTGTCGACTTGATACTTTTTTCCATTTCAGTACCAATAGCGTAGAGTTACTTAGTGTTACTCAGGGATTGTAATGGGTCGGTACCACTAGGACCCAAGACCTGGCCCATTAATGCTTTTAAGGATACATATCTACCCTACCCGACCCGACCCGACCCATTAAACTTAAACCCGTACCCGAATTTAACAGGTTGGACATGTTAGACCCACCAAAGAATTATATTTATACTATGTTTTGACATATTCAGATTTTAATTAACATAAtcacaacaaaaaataaataaagtagTTCAAATTAAGACTTATAACAAAATTAACGCagtcaaattaattatttaaaacattcTTCATGAAGTTCTTTCTCATCACCAAATATTgtcttaatttttatatataaataaacataaagaatgagaaaattttgttaaatgacattgttttatatattattgttaaagtataattaaaaatatatttatcatcCGCATAACTTTGGACTTTACAAATATAAAAAAGCACTGTTAGTCTGCTACATTACTAAGAGCACCCACAATGGGGTGTTATAATGCCCATTTAACACTCCTCTCAATTGTAAGTGGCCATTAGAGAGAGGGCATTCAAAACATTTGAACGCCCCtctctcattttttttaaaatttttgcaaTTGCATGAGCCACAAAACGCGCGGGACGGCTTTttggattaaattttttttatttttctttttcacgcGGGCCCACGTGTATTTGAAATACacttttttttgttaattttttaattttttcttaatGGTTggatttgttttttaaaaaaaaaaaatcatttataaccgttgtaaattttcaatttctatttttttaaaatatttaattaaattcgaattaaattataaaaaattcaaaaaatttgtAACGACTGGTTTCAATTCTCTTCTATAAATACCCACAAATGTGTACACATATTTTCATTCCAACTCACTATACTCTCCAATTCTAATCTCTAATATTATCCcatctattttttttaagtttcaaAAATCTTATTTTCTATCCGAAATGGATGAAAATAATAAGGCATTTTTTACAAATTTCTTGAATTCTACAAACAACCCGCAAGAATATCCATATTCCCAAAATCCAAAAATTATCAATAACCACATCAATTTCCAAATATGATGTTTCCTCCCCCAAAATCTTCAAGGTTTTGGAAATTCtatgaatcatctgaattattTCCCTCGAGGTCCATATCAACCGCTTCGAGTCGAATATTGGCAAAACATGAGTCATCCGTATTTCACGCCGCCGGTTGTTCATGGATATAGTACCCCGCACACAAATGTTATGCCTTTCACATCTCCGATGTCGAATGAACCTGCAACTCTGAGTTTTGTCCCGGAGACGCAACTTTCCGATCGTGAATCCCCAATTGAGGTGGTCAATTTAGAAAAAGCGGTTTCAAATGTCTAGGGTTCAAGAAAGCGTTCAAGTTGGACAAAGATTGAAGGCGAGGTCTTAGCGAGAAGTTTTGTCACTATCAGCGATGATCCAATAATCGGCAATGATCAATAGGCGGATGCTTTTTGGGGACGTGTTGCAAGCTACTACAATGAGAATCGTCCCACATGTTGAAACACCAGAAGTGCAAATGTCATACGGTCACATTGGCACAATACAATCCAAAAGAAGGTATATCGATTCAACGCAAATTATAATAGTATTTACAGTTCATATCGAAGTGGTCACAGTAACGAAGATATGTTGAGCTTTGCGTACGAAAAACTTAGGTATATTGTGGATTTTGagaagatggatattcttgcgGGTTGTTTCTAGAATTCAAGAAATTTGTAAAAAATGTCTTATTATTTTCATCCATTTCGGATAGAAAATAagatttttgaaactttaaaaaaaatagatatgAGAATATTAGAGAGTAGAATTGGAGAGTGTAGTGAGTTGGAATGAAAATATGTTTACATATCTGTGGGTATTTATAGAAGAGAATTGAAACTAGCCGTTAAATAGCCGTTAAATAGccgttaaaatttttttttgattttttataatttaattggaatttaattaaatatttaaaaaaataaaaaatagaaatttaGTTATAAatgaaaacaaacaaaaaattaaaaaaaaaaaacaaatccaACCcataagaaaaaggaaaaattaataaaattaacaaaaaaaatttatttcaaatacGCATGGGCCCGCAtgagaaagaaaaataaaaaaaattaatccaaAATGCATGGGGCCCGCATGGGGCGGCTGCCCCACTCGTTTTGTGGCGCCTGccaattacaaaaataaaaaaatgagagaGTGACGTTCAAACATTTGAACTCTTCTCTCTCTTGTAAGTGGGCATTATAATGCACACTCACAATGGAGAGGGGTGTTAAATGGACATTATATTTAGGGTGCTCTGATATattatacacacacatacatatatatatattagtattAAAACCCTGACGGATAGGGTACAGAACGGACCCAACCCGTACCCCTAAGGACCCAAAATGTAACAGTTGTACGGGACCCAAGGCCCATTTTTTCGGACCCATACTGGCCCCAATCACGCCGGGTGGGGTATGGACTAGACCCAAACTCATTGTCATCCCTACTCACTCATCTtccatttattaaaaaaaaaaacctgcaAAACACAATAAATTTCATACATATAAATGCAGAAAAGTAAGCTTACTCCCATGGCACATCTCCAACAAGCATCCAATCACCATCCTTGTCCTCATATGTCAGCACATAATCTGGTCCATGCAGAAGATCCTTCAACTTACTCTCATTCAGCATCTCCTTACTTGGGGTTCCATTGGACCCACATTGTCCTGAAACAAGAATACTCTCCTAGAACCTGTAAAGGCTAAAGAAAGAACCTACACTGAATTAACAGCTTACCTATGGTGAAACAACCGAACATTTTCTCCAATCCAGTGGAAAGTTCTTGATAGGAGGAATATGTTCTCAGATCCACTTTTCTCAGATAAGGAGCAGTAGCCATGCTGACCTTGACAAATAAAGCACCAGGTCCTGGTTTACCATCAACCTCATCATTGTTCTTTGAGGTTGTGGTCAAAGTATTCTTCCTATAAGATCTGATAGGAGGCCAACCAACAACCTGTGCCCTGCAACACGACATGACAATAACAGAGACAAGCACCATTGAATAAAACCACCTCACTCAACCATAATTATCTAAATCATTTCCTAAACTTTCCCCGTGAAATTTTAGCACTTACTTAGCAGCAGGTGCACTGTTGGTGTTAGAGTCAATAACCTTCTTATTGCATTCCTTGGATGTTTTTGCAGGTATATCTGGCATAACATTTGTCCCAGTATTACCAGCTAATTTTGAGTGTCCAGAATCAGAACCTGCAGGATTGAACATCCAATTTCCCACACCAAACAAGGAACTTTTCGATTCTGATAATTCATTGGCAGTGTCACAGAATCCTCTTTTACTCCCAGAAACAACTATTTTTTGTGACAATGAGCAGACCCCATCCTTCGACGGAACTAAAGGAAATAATTGCTTTTCATCAAGCTTCCCCATGCTGGTCAGGTTAATGTCTGAATCTCGTTCGGGGGATTGTGATCCAGGAAGACCAAGCCTCAATTCTGTCGCCTTCAGAGTTAAATTCTTCTTGGTTTCCTGGGTTACATCAGAAACTGCAGAGCTGTCCACCGAGGAACAATCAGTCAGTCCCAGGTAATTGCGCTCTTTCAACCCCAGGCCATTCTGAGAGATAGATTCAGTTGATGCTGAAGAAGCCATCAAAGAAACATTACAATGACTTTGATCCTCACTGCCCAACAATGGTGGAGACATAAAATCGAAACTTTTTTATGATGTTGTGTAAATCTGCAACACAACAACTGTTCAGTTGTCACACTTTATTGATTCAAATAACCGAACTCCGAAGACCTATCATCTGGCAAAATCTTGACACTTTACCACAGGGATCTGGGAAACAATTGTttcatgtgtatgttatgtaaaCAAGAAAATGCTTTTTAAAACCAATAATTAAAGTATACTATGCGAACAAACAGTTcaataaaaagattcaaaacaCAAACAGctcacaaattttaaaaatatccagTCGCCAAAGCAGAAAAAGGTTCGCAGACGAAAAGGCAACACActgttttcttctcattttgtTTGACAAACAAGAGGAACTGCATTCAGGTGGGAAATCGATAGCAACACAAGATTCAAAAAAATACATGTAAAACTTTTCATCAAAGTATTACTCTTTAAGTTTTGCAAGGAAAAATTGATagataaaaacgaaaatataaacaGCAGAAATCATAGCCTACAAGAAAGAGTGGCCAAGCAAAAGGGGTTACAGGGCCATTGTCTCCCTTCtgtattaaatttttatgtccCTTCTTTTCAATTTTCTCGtagatttatatatttatgcttattaaatatgcaaaaaaaaaaaaaaaaaagatttcaaATCCTAAACTTCAATAGTTTTTGGTCCATCTGTACGCCAAATTTCTGGCTTCACAACCTCACAGCAAGAGAAACACTAACacagataataaaataaagaaacaaaATTACAAAACGCAGAGAACTTTAACCAACATAAAATCAAAGAAGATCCACATTTCGGCTCCCATAAAACACATGCTAATTATTAAGAACAAACATAAACCATACACCCAGGATTACTAGATCTCAGCTCAATTTTCAGCACACCTAACCCAAATCAAACAAAAAGAAAACGGAAAAGTTACATTTGCATAACAACAAAAATACATAACAGAAAACCGGATATCGAAGCGCCAGGGACTCACAACGCAGCTTAGAAACAGATTATGATCGAGAATTTCGAATAACTGTATGAAAAGCAGGGAACGCAAAGCTGAGAGAATTTCTCAAGGTCCCTCCATCTAGTAGAAAAAGCCAAGAACAAAAACATGAGGGGGagctttgttttttttattcggCCAAGAAACTCAAAGCGCAGAATCACAGTGAAACTACGAAAGTGCCCCTCGTTTGTATTTTCTGACATAGTCTGATCAACGACTGGGATTGGTTGCTGCCAGTTAATCGCGGCCGTCGAAGTAAAATAATTGCTTCTGTTTTTTTCCCTGTACATGCTAATGTTTTTTTGGTGGTAAATAGGACGAAATCATATGTTATATTCAGTATTTTAAatcacatatattttatttaaacgagttttgtttatataaattatttaaaattaaaagtaCTAAATACcatgaaaaacaaaatataattaatcattttcatctatttttattaaaaaccgtcaatatattattttaaaaatagattAATAGAATTGTTTATCAATGATTAATTATATATTGTTCATTCATAATGTTaaatatgtttaatttttaataatttgtgcAAACGGAACTTGTTTGAACAAAATGTGAGTACGGTTTGGAGCACAAAAATATAGCTGAGGATTTCGTCTTATATAAATaatggagtaggtctcttgtggagacggtttcacgaatctttatatgtgagacaggtcgactctaccgatattcacaataaaaattaatactcttaacataaagaGTAgtacttttcatggatgaccaatataagatatatgtctcacaaaatatgacatgtgaGACCATTACACATGTTTTTGCCTAAATAAAGATAATAAATTGTAAAAATGGCGAATATGCCATTCTTAACAAGATATATCTAGAATGAATTATGGAGTATCTTCATCTTAAAATGTAGCCTtttgatatgcaattttttaagcttaaatcACCTAGAATTGATTGTTGCATGGGTCGACTTCTCCTACAGTAGATAATATTACACTTATTTATCAttctataaatatatataatatatatatatatatactcacACACACGTGTGTGTGAAGTAGTTTATAAGTTTAGAGAGGTTCTACACTCACAAAACTAGAAATCGGTTGGATTTAAGTTCTCCACAAGAAGCTGTGAGGGAAAATAAGTTCTCGGAAAAAGGTTGAGTTCATGATGCCTATTTACATCTACTTCTAATTTGTCAAAGGATCACGTGTATTTGTAGTTTTCATTTTTGTTTTAACACGTGACAGCCAAAAATGTCGATATTGTTCGTAGTTGCAAACTAATTGAGAATGCATATATGAATATTTCATTTGGATTTACAAGTATAagatttttcataaaaattaatatatctcAGAGTCGATTTTATAATATAGATATTTGACCCGTCTCAAATCAtgaaaaattgttattttttacGTTATTAATATAACtttttcatgttaattatgaaTATAGTCAGGGACGGATCCAGAAATTAAAGTTGAGGTGGACTTAAACTTaatataataagttaatttatatatatatatatatatatatatgtatcaaatatgagatattAATATGAAAATAGTTAGAAAAATGgcattgtttttttaaaaaaaaaaaacctattgTTCCTAATGTATTCGAAATAGGAgagttaattttcaaaaaataagttTAATCAatagcatttttcaaaatttatatattatttaaattaatatttaaccTGTGTAATATAAGACAAGTTTCATTtagattcaaaatttacattttaaaactagttttaatatattttaaatgtactttcaaaattaaattttattaaataaaataattgataaaataaatttatcacttTTATGAGTTATTTGCACCAAACTCCTTTTGAAATATCGAAATTCTACATTATTCACTGTGAATGTTAAATAGGTATTTTAGATATTAACTTTTATGAGTTATTTGTACCGtgatatcttttaaaaaaattagactgtGCTTAAATCTCTATatatttttaccaaaaaaaattagaattggCTCGAATCTCTATAACtacttgtaaaaaaaaattggactgGGCTAAAGCCTAGGACGGGTCAAATATAGTTCCGTCCCTGAATATAGTCAACTCATCGCCCGGGTAATTTTGAGACTGACTTACTTTAACTTgtcataatttttatatttgatttaaaaaaaaaggcaAGTGACGGATACATGGATTATCTCTTTTATCTCATCTTGAAATCTTAAAGTTCAGTTATACAATTTCAAagaaaacttataaaaaaaatcttaactCGACCGACGAAAAGAATGCCGAAAAATAatactataattttttattaatatatttaagtagctgattttgtatattttatacataaaaaaaaataagaaataaagGAGGGGGGTGGGGGGGACAGAGAAAAACAAGGAGTTGGAATATTGATAATTCGTGAGGGGACAAGAAAGCAGCAATTGAACTTGTTTTGCCGGGTGGTGACTGACTCGGACTCTCATCATAACCACTCCCCTTTATTCTAATCCACTCtccttttattttattaattaattgaatAGATATATTGTGAgatagtctcacgaatctttatatgtgaaaaagtttcacgaatctttatctgtgagacggattaaCCCTatctatattcacaataaaaagttatactcttagcataaaaagtgatactttttcatggatgactcaactAAAATATTcttctcataaaatacgacccgtgagaccgtctcacacaaatttttgtcttaatTATTAGTCAaaccattttattttattgctatttctattttaattatgatataCATAGTATTATAAAAGGCAAAAGCTCGTGTGAGGCGGgcggtctcacggatcatattttgtgatacagatctcttatttggttcatcaataaaaaagtattactttttatgctaagagtattaatttttattgtgaatatcggtaggattgactcatctcacagataaagattcgtgagaccatctcacaagagacctactcattctAAAATTTCGATTATATAAGATTAGAAATTTGAGTTACAAATATTTTACTAGGTAAggctttttttaaaatgtaagacCTGAAATTCAAAGCAAGTTGTGAATTTTTGTGGATACACATGTGTTGtgtataataatattattttttaaaattggaataatattaaatttagtATTCACATTAACTTGACGTACGCTTTGTTGCAAGGGAATCATTATTAGCTGCCAATTACCTTTGCACGCTTGCTCCCCATTCCTCTTCATTATAGACAACCAACCTCAATTAATGCTACAAATATTATATTAGGGGGTGTACATTCCGTTCGGTTCGGATTGAAACAAAAGTATTACAAAAAATCAAGGTTTTAAAAAACGTGAATCGTCCTGAAGTGCGGATGTCGAGTTTCAAGTTTTTCAAAGTTTAAGTGAGATTAGTACATGCTTAAgtgtgaaaaaatattttttatttttagtataattgtaattatctcaaaccaataaatagataaaatactacataaatatgataaatttaagtctgatacattaattatcatatttataaaagcaaaaatcacaaaattgcaatatttatttgtttttgtaaCTAGAACACATTAAAAAAATGCAAAATATTTGTCGAATCATTATCAGACAtgcttaatcataattaaaattaaaaaataaacatctaaattataaacctaatttattatttaaaaataaaaagacatatcttcaaataaaaaaatttaaaaataaatagatgcgATTAATTGTGCTTAAATACACTTAATTAAACACTTTAATTCCGCTTAATTCGGTCAAACTACAGTTTAACCGCTTTTTTCCGCTTTTCTCCGGAGCGAGGCGTTTTTGTCGAGCTTCACGCTTAAGCAGGATTTTTAGAACACTGCAAAAAATTATTGACCAAAACCCGACTCAAAACCTGAAAACTCTAAATCTGAACCCGAAACAACTTAGCCAACATGACCAACccgatttatttttttgttatgctacattaatacattattttttattttaacaatATGATTATCTAAATAGGTCGGGTTGGTTGCAATTTTCACCGtgcatgatattttatttatatatatatatgtgtgtgtgtgtgtatgtgtgtgtatatacacacacaaaatATACACACACAAAAATTCTCTGAACAAGTCGGTGGGTTTGAGTTGAAGGGTGAACTAACTCTTAATTCAGGTCAGTCTGAACTCAAtccaacacaaaaaaaaaaaaaaaaaatgggtcCAACTTTTGTGTCCGACCCAATCTAAACCGAACTCGAAAACCATAACCCTTACCTAGTATTTTTCGAGTGGGTTAGGACTGGGTTGCCAGGTCGGATAATATTTGACATCCTACATAAACGAGTcgatttctaaaaaaattagGTATGAGATTGTTCTAAATTTGTTGAATTTCAATCTCGATCTCAAAATGGTTTATCTAATTCTTATTAGTTATTACTAGCATGAATCATTGAATGCCATAATCTTATAAAATCTCTACCTGGAATTCTGAATTCGTCTCCGAAATGAAAAGCAGAATACATGTATTAAAAACAGAATGTAACCAAATTTGAAGCTAAAATGTTAACTAACCATCCACCTTGACCAAAAATTAACATTTCGAGGGTTGTTGCATGAGCTAAAGGTGAGCAAATGTGGTTTTATACGCTTGTATGATGCGGTGgataacatattaaaattagtCGTATTTGTTTTGTACGTGACTCAAGTTCAACAAAGGAATATTATTTTGAAGTCATGTGTCATTGTTTAGTTTGAAGTATATTGATTTATCATTCTTATATTATGTATCATTCATCATCTCATCAATGAGACAACCGTTGCCTATTATACTTCAAATATTGAAATTATCGGggaaatttacattttggtAATGTATATTtgtcttttgaaaatttgatcatctatgttgtcaaattttactttttagtttttttattttatattttctgtaattttagtcttttttctTATGTACAATTGATATAACATCGATGCGGTCATGTGCGAAGTTAGAATCTTAGTTAATTGTAGACAACAACATagtataattaatatataaattaagcATCACAAGAATATTTGATTTTTTCGAGTTTTCatgttttgaaatatttgtACAATAACTTCATTATCGACtgttataaatatttcattatccaCAGTAGACTAATGAGACTATCATATATCTAATTATCAATCATTTGATTCAAAACACATTCTCTACGATAGCAACCAGTAGAATTAATatgaattatattattattagattatttatttaaaagtaaTTCGTTATGATTATATAGTAgtgtatgaaatatttttttcaaaaataaaaatgaaactaTATAACATATGACATTCTagtttttacataaaatttcaaaatcataAGTATTATTTGAATGAGCATCATTGCATGTACACAAAAATTATCATGATATCGTCCTACGGAATAATTTTATGGGACAAAACTTTTTTCTGACACgacttatgaaaaatattattttttaatattaaaatattattttttattttatatatgttaCGGATCGAGCTGTGACATATTATCAATGGataagataataataaattttattgaaaatGTTTTGGACGATCTACGTTATGACGATGGAGTTACCTTATCTTCGTAGAGAAGTTTGTAAAtgagaaatttgattttttattttttttcaaataataaaaaattaaatcaataaaatagACGTCGGTTTAATTGGACCACATGTCCAATTAAAGACTGGCACGTGACACCCTATCCCCTCGGGTACTTGCTGTTTACGGGAGGATCGACTTAGCATGGCCTAACTGACATCCCCGCACAAATTTTTAAATGACAAAAATGTTTAAATTCAATCCATAAAGGCATAAACCAACCTGTGCTatcctttttttttattattaaaaaaaaacaaacaaacaaacaaacccATTCTTATCATACTAATAATTTGTGAAAATACTTAGTAATATAATCTGacatacaataataataatataataaatctcTTCTAAGTCGATTTCGCAAATCTTtatgagtaggtttcttgtgagacggtctcacgaatctttatctgtgagatgagtcaatcctaccgatattcacaataaaaaattatattcttagcataaaaagtaatattttttcatggatgacccaaataaaagatatgtctcacaaaatacgattcatGAGACCGGACAAtgtcttagtataaaaaattataCTATTTCAGTATTTTGGACTGGGCAATgtcttagaaagttcgaaaattaaattttgtcaaattatacattataatatatttattttttgaactaATTAGAGAAGCATGGAGAACGGAATTATTTTATATTCCTATTCATCCTAACCCTTCTGCTTCGGGTTCAAATACGGTGCTTGTCTTGTATTTCACAAGGCCCAGTCCAAGCCCATGTTGTATAATACaaattttcggtttttttttaaatgaattttAGCACGCACTGCTTAAGGTGCATGTTAGACCCATACCCGGTTTGTTTGGGGCAGGTATTGATGTGAAAGTGCATGTTAGACCCATACCCGGTTTGTTTGGGGCAGGTATTGATGTGAAAAGTGGGTCTTGAGTCGAGTGAGAGTATTAGCTTTTGGATCTTAATGGGTGCAGGTTGGGTGACAAGCAGGGCCGTGCTTATTAAGAGGCGAATGAGTCCAATGACTCAGGCCCATCTCGTTTTTGGGgcccaaaaattttttttaaaaattattatatataatactagTTACTAGATAGCCCAAAACTAAGTATTTATTAAATGGAACTTACTTAGCCTGTTATCAATTTATTCCTCAATCTTCCCCAATATTCATCTGCAGATAAGCCCTAATCGACTCCAGTCGTTGCGTCGTCTCTAGGTTTGATTGAAAGACTCGTGAGGAGCTGTAAGTCTATTTTCTCGTATTTGCTTTGTTCGGGcttctaattttttattgtaGTTTTTTACTTTCTTCGGGGCTTTatgtggtatctataatctacGCTTTTGACTGAAATTTTGGTGGATGTAATGCTTATCCGGCTTTCAATGTGTAGTGTATTTTCTGTTTTATACAGACTTGATTAGTATTTTTAGCTCTAAAACTGTTATGCGAGTTATTTTTTAGTGATCATtttggacatgtttgatatttttattcatttagttttttatattgtctttaacgtattgatttaatttgaaaaatttctatggaactaaaaaaaatatgaatacaCATTATGATTCAGATTTCTGTTTTTAAAAGTTAGACTCAGTCCCAAATATTGTTAGGATCGGCCCTGGTGACAAGACCCAACCCATGCTCCTATATATATGTGTCATCTATTAGTAGTGATCTTtgtgtttttatatttatatgtacaAAATAAtggaaatataaatatattgttaattaaactttaataaaaatatggcaaaatttattatttaacaattatttaTCTCATCTGATGTGATCACGCTGAAATTGGTGAGCCGGGTAAGGAGCTCCAACGGATCGAATCAGTAATT
This sequence is a window from Primulina tabacum isolate GXHZ01 chromosome 17, ASM2559414v2, whole genome shotgun sequence. Protein-coding genes within it:
- the LOC142530822 gene encoding auxin-responsive protein IAA9-like; protein product: MSPPLLGSEDQSHCNVSLMASSASTESISQNGLGLKERNYLGLTDCSSVDSSAVSDVTQETKKNLTLKATELRLGLPGSQSPERDSDINLTSMGKLDEKQLFPLVPSKDGVCSLSQKIVVSGSKRGFCDTANELSESKSSLFGVGNWMFNPAGSDSGHSKLAGNTGTNVMPDIPAKTSKECNKKVIDSNTNSAPAAKAQVVGWPPIRSYRKNTLTTTSKNNDEVDGKPGPGALFVKVSMATAPYLRKVDLRTYSSYQELSTGLEKMFGCFTIGQCGSNGTPSKEMLNESKLKDLLHGPDYVLTYEDKDGDWMLVGDVPWEMFIISCKRLKIMKGSDAIGLAPRTMEKSKSPN